The following proteins come from a genomic window of Phnomibacter ginsenosidimutans:
- a CDS encoding cysteine peptidase family C39 domain-containing protein yields the protein MPFPLYRQLDAMDCGPTCLRMVARHYGRSVSLEYLRSKTEYGKQGASLLGLANAAEALGFHAVGAKLTLQQLLQEAPLPAILHWDQHHFVVLTPATKKGQVQIADPAKGLLWLSHAQLQQHWLSTQEGTEAKGIALLLEATPALHTQQEDDAAEEQAAPKVFGWWHMVQQLGRYRRYLLQVGLGLLLGSLLQLIFPFLTQSLVDTGINTRNLHFIQIILAAQLMLLLSQTLVEFIRSRILLHVSTRVNLQLLSAFWAKLLRLPIHFFDTKHPGDILQRLSDQQRIEQFLTGAALSTLFSLFNLLVFSVVLLQYNAQIFMIFAAGSVLYFLWIRLFLRFRRRLDYQRFAIMARESNASMQLVYGVQEIKLNNAEHSFRWKWEGLQAAVFRLNFKSLSLNQYQQFGALFINQGKNILITFWWRSRWWRAS from the coding sequence ATGCCCTTCCCCCTCTACCGCCAGCTCGATGCCATGGATTGTGGCCCTACCTGCCTGCGCATGGTGGCCCGGCATTATGGGCGTAGTGTAAGCTTAGAGTACCTGCGTAGCAAAACGGAGTATGGAAAGCAAGGTGCCAGCCTATTGGGGCTGGCCAATGCAGCAGAGGCATTGGGCTTTCATGCCGTGGGGGCCAAGCTTACCCTGCAACAACTGCTGCAAGAGGCGCCGCTGCCCGCCATCTTGCATTGGGATCAACACCATTTTGTAGTGCTTACGCCGGCCACCAAAAAGGGGCAGGTGCAAATAGCCGATCCGGCCAAGGGGCTGCTGTGGCTGAGCCATGCACAACTGCAGCAGCACTGGCTCAGCACCCAAGAGGGCACGGAGGCCAAAGGCATTGCCCTGCTGCTGGAGGCTACACCCGCCTTGCATACCCAGCAAGAAGATGATGCTGCGGAGGAGCAAGCCGCCCCCAAGGTATTTGGCTGGTGGCACATGGTGCAGCAGTTGGGCAGGTACCGCCGCTACCTGCTGCAAGTGGGGCTGGGCCTGCTATTGGGCAGCCTGTTGCAGCTCATCTTTCCTTTTCTTACCCAAAGCCTGGTAGATACGGGCATCAACACCCGCAACCTCCATTTTATCCAAATTATTTTAGCGGCACAGCTTATGCTGCTGCTCAGCCAAACACTGGTAGAGTTCATCCGCAGCCGCATACTGCTGCATGTAAGCACACGGGTAAACCTGCAATTGCTGAGTGCTTTTTGGGCCAAGCTGCTGCGCCTGCCCATTCATTTTTTCGATACCAAGCACCCCGGCGATATTTTGCAACGCCTCAGCGATCAGCAGCGGATTGAGCAGTTTCTCACCGGCGCTGCACTCAGTACCCTGTTTAGCCTTTTTAATTTGCTGGTGTTTTCGGTAGTGCTGCTGCAATACAACGCTCAAATATTTATGATTTTTGCCGCTGGCAGTGTATTGTATTTTTTATGGATACGCTTGTTTTTGCGTTTTCGGCGCCGGCTCGATTATCAGCGCTTTGCCATTATGGCCCGTGAAAGCAATGCCAGCATGCAATTGGTGTATGGGGTGCAGGAGATAAAGCTGAACAACGCCGAGCACAGTTTCCGCTGGAAATGGGAGGGCTTGCAGGCGGCGGTATTCCGGCTCAATTTCAAAAGCCTGTCGCTCAACCAGTATCAGCAGTTTGGCGCCTTGTTCATTAATCAGGGCAAAAACATCCTCATCACTTTTTGGTGGCGCAGCAGGTGGTGGAGGGCAAGCTAA
- the xseB gene encoding exodeoxyribonuclease VII small subunit has product MNERTFDEAWHELQQLVSDIEDETLPLDALAAKVKAAKQLIRLCEEKLRNIEKDLHDASSEA; this is encoded by the coding sequence ATGAATGAACGCACTTTCGACGAGGCCTGGCATGAACTGCAACAGCTCGTCAGCGACATTGAAGATGAAACCTTGCCATTAGATGCATTGGCTGCTAAAGTGAAAGCCGCCAAGCAACTCATTCGCTTGTGCGAAGAAAAACTACGCAACATCGAAAAGGACCTGCACGATGCCAGTAGCGAAGCCTGA
- the feoB gene encoding ferrous iron transport protein B: MLPGLSDYRAIHYLINHEQFALPVALQAQIEQVETDHQFNHTKTQAEEIMGRYQRIRQIMQKTVVEADPLAKKMFTERLDNLLLHRTWGYLILLSVLFLLFQSIFWLASYPMDAIDWTFGELSGWLGSVLPEAWWSDLLINGAVAGLGGILIFVPQIMILFGLITLLEDSGYMARISFLTDKLMRKVGLNGKSVMPMISGFACAVPAIMTARNIENSKERLLTILVTPLMSCSARLPVFTILISLTVPNKYFLGFLSLQGLVMMFLYVFGTAMALMIAWIAKWFINIKEKSYFILELPIYRAPRWKNVGHTMIEKARIFVFDAGKIIMIISLVLWVLSTYGPPTQMEQLNARYEQLRQQPNANAEEIDKQYQADHLANSYAGVMGKWIEPVIEPLGYDWKIGIALITSFAAREVFVGTMATLYSVGADADENDQTLRNKMQSAVRADGSKVYTLATALSLMVFYLLAMQCMSTLAIVKRETKSWKWPAIQLGYMTVLAYSMSWLVYQIFS, encoded by the coding sequence TTGCTGCCCGGCCTCAGCGATTACCGGGCCATTCACTACCTCATCAATCACGAACAATTTGCACTGCCCGTCGCATTGCAAGCACAGATAGAACAGGTGGAAACCGACCACCAGTTTAACCACACCAAAACGCAGGCCGAAGAAATTATGGGCCGCTACCAACGCATCCGGCAGATTATGCAGAAGACCGTGGTAGAAGCCGACCCGTTGGCCAAAAAAATGTTTACCGAGCGGCTCGATAATTTGCTACTGCACCGCACCTGGGGTTATCTCATTTTGCTCAGCGTATTGTTCCTGTTGTTCCAAAGTATTTTCTGGCTGGCCTCTTACCCCATGGATGCCATCGACTGGACCTTTGGCGAATTAAGCGGCTGGCTGGGCTCGGTATTGCCCGAAGCCTGGTGGAGCGACCTACTCATCAACGGTGCGGTGGCCGGCCTGGGCGGCATCCTCATTTTCGTTCCGCAAATCATGATTTTGTTTGGCCTGATCACCCTGCTGGAAGACAGCGGTTATATGGCCCGCATTAGTTTTTTAACCGACAAACTGATGCGCAAAGTGGGGCTCAACGGCAAAAGTGTGATGCCCATGATTAGTGGGTTTGCCTGTGCCGTGCCCGCCATCATGACGGCCCGCAACATTGAAAACAGTAAGGAAAGATTGCTCACCATTTTGGTAACACCGCTCATGAGCTGTAGTGCCCGGCTGCCGGTGTTTACCATTCTTATTTCGCTCACCGTTCCCAACAAATACTTCCTCGGCTTTTTGAGCCTGCAGGGTTTGGTAATGATGTTTTTGTATGTGTTTGGTACGGCTATGGCATTGATGATTGCGTGGATAGCCAAGTGGTTCATCAACATCAAGGAGAAGAGTTACTTCATTTTGGAGCTGCCGATATACCGTGCTCCCCGCTGGAAAAACGTAGGCCACACCATGATAGAAAAGGCCCGCATTTTTGTGTTTGATGCAGGTAAAATCATCATGATCATCAGCCTGGTGCTGTGGGTACTGAGCACCTACGGGCCGCCCACACAGATGGAGCAGCTCAATGCCCGCTACGAACAATTGCGCCAGCAGCCCAATGCCAATGCCGAAGAAATAGACAAGCAATACCAGGCCGACCATTTGGCTAACAGTTATGCCGGTGTCATGGGCAAATGGATTGAGCCCGTGATAGAACCGCTGGGCTACGATTGGAAAATTGGCATTGCCCTCATTACCTCTTTTGCTGCCCGAGAAGTGTTTGTGGGCACTATGGCCACACTCTACAGTGTGGGCGCCGATGCCGATGAAAACGATCAGACACTACGCAACAAAATGCAATCGGCCGTACGTGCCGATGGCAGCAAAGTGTACACGCTGGCCACGGCTTTATCATTAATGGTGTTTTACCTGCTGGCCATGCAGTGCATGAGTACACTGGCCATTGTAAAAAGAGAAACCAAAAGCTGGAAATGGCCCGCCATACAACTGGGCTACATGACTGTGCTGGCCTACAGCATGAGCTGGCTGGTGTATCAGATTTTTAGTTAG
- a CDS encoding GNAT family N-acetyltransferase produces the protein MPVAKPDTANLIQAMTPELYAMAKDLFMAYQQYLNVDLCFQSFEAELNDLPAMYGPPSGALLLAFYKQDIAGCVALRKKADGICEMKRLYVLPAFQGKGIGKQLATAIVAASRQLGYTKMVLDTLDRLQPAIQLYEQLGFHRCTPYYHNPLEGVVFMEKTL, from the coding sequence ATGCCAGTAGCGAAGCCTGATACCGCCAACCTCATACAGGCCATGACGCCTGAGCTGTATGCCATGGCCAAAGATTTGTTCATGGCGTATCAGCAATATCTCAACGTAGATTTATGCTTTCAAAGTTTTGAAGCAGAACTCAACGATTTGCCCGCCATGTACGGCCCGCCAAGTGGTGCCCTGCTGCTGGCTTTTTACAAACAGGACATTGCAGGCTGTGTAGCCCTTCGTAAAAAAGCAGATGGTATTTGCGAAATGAAACGCCTCTATGTATTACCCGCATTTCAGGGCAAAGGCATTGGCAAGCAGCTGGCCACAGCCATTGTAGCAGCAAGCCGACAGCTGGGTTATACAAAAATGGTGCTCGATACACTCGACCGTTTGCAACCCGCTATACAGTTGTATGAGCAGCTGGGCTTTCATCGTTGCACCCCTTACTACCACAATCCTTTGGAAGGCGTGGTATTTATGGAAAAAACACTGTGA
- a CDS encoding TlpA family protein disulfide reductase gives MQQKLILIFLKVTAIIPLWSISSFGQKNIDNVIIKGNIVNISNQIELEDMSAVGRISASNPERYFLPDSLGNFSIKTHVKSPGYFRLGRNIIYLSPGDNINVQIDFNLPEKAKFEGSNWKLNDYLKNTAFPKAGSYCEYSSLIKSTVNETIDAFVDYGKKRHQSLLALPDASPLFIELEEARIKADIINSIVSLTWFYPERHKLSMDSSKRFQQTFMPQIGKLIEPFINKFVNSDYLDLVVYQKIAGYVIKYNKQDSASTSSLTIKEWITASSIFAEMNYQYENADFEKINDRINLIVKEEYRYPLLEFLKSKSIFANGSQAQDFAALNINKKSVKLSDLKGKVILLDFWATWCGPCIQAFPQIEAIKQHFINDSNVVIQSVSIDENTAKWESAVSKYNLGKNTWIINRYAIPEYQLYSLPRIVIVDKNFRVVSFSGFEPSDKEGLIQFIEKLLIE, from the coding sequence ATGCAACAAAAATTAATACTGATTTTTTTAAAAGTAACAGCCATAATTCCACTATGGTCTATTTCATCATTTGGACAAAAGAATATAGATAATGTAATTATCAAGGGGAACATAGTCAATATTAGCAATCAAATTGAATTGGAGGATATGTCTGCAGTGGGAAGGATTTCCGCATCTAATCCTGAACGTTATTTTTTGCCAGATAGTCTTGGGAATTTTTCAATCAAAACACATGTAAAAAGTCCAGGATATTTTCGACTAGGCAGAAATATTATTTATTTGAGCCCTGGAGATAACATAAATGTACAAATCGACTTCAATCTTCCTGAAAAGGCAAAGTTTGAAGGGAGTAATTGGAAATTAAATGATTATCTAAAAAATACAGCCTTCCCAAAAGCAGGGTCCTATTGTGAATATTCTAGTTTAATAAAATCTACAGTTAATGAGACTATTGACGCTTTCGTTGATTATGGCAAAAAAAGGCATCAAAGTTTATTAGCCCTGCCAGATGCTAGCCCTCTATTTATTGAGCTTGAAGAAGCCAGAATAAAAGCAGATATCATCAACAGTATAGTGAGTTTAACTTGGTTTTATCCAGAGAGACACAAGTTATCTATGGACTCGAGTAAACGCTTCCAACAAACGTTTATGCCTCAAATTGGTAAACTAATAGAGCCGTTCATTAACAAATTCGTCAACAGTGACTATCTCGATCTTGTAGTTTATCAAAAAATTGCCGGGTATGTAATCAAATACAATAAGCAAGACTCTGCTAGCACATCCTCTTTAACTATAAAAGAATGGATTACGGCTAGTTCAATTTTTGCAGAAATGAATTACCAGTATGAAAATGCTGACTTTGAAAAGATAAATGATCGTATTAACCTAATAGTTAAAGAAGAATATCGTTACCCATTACTTGAATTTCTAAAGTCAAAATCAATTTTCGCAAATGGGAGTCAAGCCCAAGATTTTGCAGCACTCAACATTAATAAAAAGTCGGTCAAATTAAGCGATTTAAAAGGTAAAGTCATCTTACTCGATTTTTGGGCTACATGGTGTGGCCCTTGTATTCAAGCATTTCCACAAATTGAGGCAATTAAACAACACTTTATCAATGACAGTAACGTAGTCATTCAATCTGTTTCTATAGATGAGAATACAGCTAAATGGGAATCGGCAGTATCAAAATATAATCTTGGAAAAAATACTTGGATTATAAACAGGTATGCTATCCCTGAATATCAATTGTACTCATTACCCCGTATTGTAATTGTAGATAAAAACTTCAGGGTGGTCTCATTTAGCGGTTTCGAACCGAGCGACAAGGAAGGATTAATTCAATTCATTGAAAAATTATTAATAGAATAA
- a CDS encoding helix-turn-helix domain-containing protein, which translates to MNEIFLKPPIFMLLRSIHLTLFIMHSDAILKQAAATILRRLRISAKLKREALAASLNISKSAIDKMEQGVYHIKLTDIIRLAPLLNMSATEFVAQIEAELEKLLHHNID; encoded by the coding sequence GTGAACGAAATTTTTTTAAAACCACCTATATTTATGCTATTACGCTCTATACACCTTACACTTTTCATCATGCACAGCGATGCTATCCTGAAACAAGCAGCCGCAACAATTTTACGTCGGTTGCGTATTTCAGCAAAACTCAAAAGAGAGGCACTGGCAGCATCTCTCAATATTAGTAAAAGCGCCATAGATAAGATGGAGCAAGGGGTGTATCATATCAAACTGACGGACATTATTAGGCTGGCTCCTTTATTAAATATGTCAGCTACGGAATTTGTGGCGCAAATAGAAGCTGAACTTGAAAAATTGTTGCATCACAATATTGATTAG
- a CDS encoding vitamin K epoxide reductase family protein: MNKLTTHLQHPNVQATDCLLRLLQVPVHSFTVEQQLEEHPDWPSLLCISDALHQWHVPHLAAKAADQQLPDTHYPLLAVTNHPERPLAVVVGVHNDVVHFYQYSYRQQHQEPLKDFLQRWTGIYLIAEATPQSGDPEYAAAARKRRWQLALPITALLLALTALGGLCWPRLQHLTGSANLSGGGATIAAIIAIFILYLAGLAVSLMLLWYDIDKRNPLLQKVCTGLVKTNCNAILNSSASKLFGWLSWSEIGFAYYAGGLLLMAFPTQAPWALQWLGLVGVAALVYPIFSIYYQWRIAKQWCMLCLAVQAVLVLQGTALWMGNYLPALSLDTLTTFLIPQSAFIIATVYILPLLAWLFLKPWLLRHQTVLQGAAGLPTPQV, from the coding sequence ATGAACAAATTGACGACACACTTACAACACCCAAATGTACAAGCTACCGACTGCCTGCTGCGGCTGCTCCAAGTGCCAGTACACAGCTTTACTGTAGAGCAGCAATTAGAAGAACACCCCGACTGGCCCAGCCTGCTCTGCATTAGCGATGCCCTGCACCAATGGCATGTACCCCATCTGGCTGCAAAAGCTGCCGACCAACAATTGCCCGATACTCATTACCCCTTGTTGGCAGTAACCAATCATCCTGAGCGGCCCTTAGCCGTGGTAGTGGGGGTTCACAATGATGTGGTTCACTTTTACCAATACAGCTACCGCCAACAGCATCAGGAACCGCTGAAAGACTTTTTGCAACGCTGGACGGGTATTTACCTGATAGCCGAAGCCACCCCGCAAAGCGGCGACCCAGAATATGCTGCTGCTGCCCGCAAACGCCGCTGGCAACTGGCGCTGCCCATTACAGCTTTGCTGCTGGCCCTCACAGCTTTGGGCGGCTTGTGTTGGCCACGGCTGCAACACCTGACAGGATCTGCGAACCTGTCAGGCGGCGGAGCCACCATTGCAGCCATCATCGCCATCTTTATATTGTACTTAGCAGGCCTTGCCGTTAGCCTCATGCTGCTGTGGTACGATATAGACAAACGCAACCCACTGCTGCAAAAAGTGTGTACCGGCCTTGTTAAAACCAATTGCAACGCCATCCTCAATAGCAGTGCCAGCAAACTGTTTGGCTGGCTCAGCTGGAGCGAAATAGGCTTTGCCTATTATGCAGGTGGCCTATTGCTGATGGCCTTTCCCACCCAGGCCCCTTGGGCCTTGCAGTGGTTGGGCTTAGTGGGCGTGGCTGCCTTGGTGTACCCCATCTTCAGTATTTACTATCAGTGGCGCATTGCCAAGCAGTGGTGCATGCTTTGCCTTGCCGTGCAAGCTGTATTGGTGCTGCAAGGCACAGCCTTATGGATGGGCAATTACTTACCTGCATTATCGTTAGACACCCTCACTACATTCCTCATTCCTCAATCCGCATTCATCATTGCTACCGTTTACATTCTCCCGCTATTAGCTTGGCTCTTCCTCAAGCCTTGGTTGCTGCGGCACCAAACCGTCCTGCAGGGAGCAGCGGGCCTACCGACGCCTCAAGTTTAA
- a CDS encoding DsbA family protein, whose product MGIVLGPANAPHKLVKVCNPYCGPCSKAHPKIEQLLHRHPNLQVQILFMVPNVPGEKYHTAATHLMAIAHTATGQAQVQQALDDWYLPETKDYEAFATKYPLNGAIAAAAPTITTMEQWSKANDIRYTPTLFYNGYELPPEYDVEDLSYFLQE is encoded by the coding sequence TTGGGTATTGTATTGGGCCCTGCCAATGCCCCGCACAAACTGGTGAAAGTGTGCAACCCATACTGCGGGCCCTGCAGCAAGGCACACCCCAAAATAGAGCAACTGCTGCACCGCCACCCCAACCTGCAGGTCCAAATACTGTTTATGGTGCCCAATGTACCCGGCGAAAAATACCATACGGCTGCCACCCACCTGATGGCCATCGCACATACGGCTACCGGGCAGGCGCAGGTGCAGCAGGCATTAGACGATTGGTACCTGCCAGAAACAAAAGATTATGAAGCCTTTGCCACCAAATACCCGCTGAACGGTGCCATAGCCGCTGCGGCCCCTACCATTACCACCATGGAGCAGTGGAGCAAGGCCAATGACATACGCTATACCCCCACCCTATTTTACAACGGCTACGAGCTACCGCCGGAGTACGATGTGGAGGACCTATCTTATTTTCTGCAGGAGTAG
- a CDS encoding peptidase domain-containing ABC transporter, translating into MLAVQYIIGQLNAPIEQLIGFTQQAQDASISLERMNDIQVLPDEEPAARQFQHRLPQEHSIHINNLSFTYPGAGNEPVLRQLSLTIPAQQTTAIVGMSGSGKTTLLKLLLRFYETYSGSITIGATAFSSISPRYWRSRCGVVMQDSYVFNDTILKNITVTEEPVDMERVLEACRIANILDYIEALPLGFYTKLGAEGVGMSGGQRQRLALARAVYKQPQFIFLDEATNSLDANNEKVIVENLQRFFAHKTVLVVAHRLSTVRHAHKIVVMHNGAIAEEGTHESLVNLRGRYYELVKNQLELGNE; encoded by the coding sequence ATGCTGGCGGTACAGTACATCATTGGTCAGCTCAACGCTCCCATTGAGCAGCTCATTGGCTTTACCCAACAGGCGCAAGATGCCAGCATATCACTGGAGCGCATGAACGATATACAAGTACTGCCCGATGAAGAACCTGCAGCGAGGCAATTTCAACACCGGCTGCCGCAAGAGCACAGCATCCACATCAATAATCTCAGTTTTACCTATCCCGGGGCGGGCAATGAGCCGGTGCTACGCCAGCTATCGCTTACCATACCGGCACAGCAAACCACTGCAATAGTAGGCATGAGTGGCAGCGGTAAAACCACCCTGCTTAAGCTACTGCTTCGCTTTTATGAAACGTACAGCGGCAGCATTACCATTGGCGCTACCGCTTTTAGCAGCATTAGCCCAAGGTATTGGCGCAGCCGCTGCGGGGTAGTCATGCAGGATAGCTATGTATTCAACGATACCATTCTCAAAAACATAACCGTAACCGAAGAACCGGTAGATATGGAACGGGTGTTGGAAGCCTGCAGAATAGCCAACATACTCGACTACATAGAAGCCTTGCCACTTGGCTTTTATACCAAGCTGGGGGCCGAAGGGGTAGGCATGAGCGGCGGCCAGCGGCAACGCTTGGCGTTGGCAAGAGCCGTGTACAAGCAGCCGCAGTTTATTTTTTTAGATGAAGCCACCAACTCGCTGGATGCTAACAATGAAAAAGTAATTGTAGAAAACCTGCAACGGTTTTTTGCCCACAAAACGGTGCTGGTAGTAGCGCATAGGCTGAGCACGGTGAGGCATGCCCATAAAATAGTAGTGATGCACAACGGAGCCATAGCGGAAGAAGGCACGCATGAAAGCCTTGTAAACCTTCGGGGCCGATATTATGAACTGGTAAAAAACCAATTAGAACTTGGCAACGAATAA
- a CDS encoding FeoB small GTPase domain-containing protein translates to MSTAANTVLNIALVGNPNSGKTSLFNSLTGLNQKVGNFPGVTVDKKQGRCDISENMVANIIDLPGTYSLYPKRGDEWVSYKVLLQQDSDVQPDMVILVADASNLKRNLLFCSQILDLKIPVVVALTMMDLARQKGTQIDIKGLALELGVPVVPVNPRKEKGIHHLKRSIEVMAANIDNWQARTFLIPQPWPPNR, encoded by the coding sequence ATGAGCACAGCAGCAAATACCGTATTGAACATAGCCCTGGTGGGCAACCCGAACAGTGGCAAAACCTCGCTGTTCAATTCCCTCACGGGCCTCAACCAAAAGGTGGGCAATTTTCCGGGTGTAACGGTGGATAAAAAGCAAGGCCGCTGCGATATTTCGGAGAACATGGTGGCCAACATCATTGACCTGCCGGGTACCTACAGCCTGTATCCCAAGCGGGGCGATGAATGGGTGAGCTACAAAGTGCTGCTGCAGCAAGACAGCGACGTACAACCCGATATGGTGATACTGGTGGCCGATGCCAGCAACCTGAAACGCAACCTGCTGTTTTGCTCTCAAATTCTCGATCTGAAAATACCCGTAGTGGTAGCCCTGACCATGATGGATCTGGCCCGCCAAAAAGGTACCCAAATCGACATCAAAGGTTTGGCGCTGGAATTGGGTGTACCCGTGGTGCCCGTCAATCCACGCAAAGAAAAAGGCATTCACCACCTCAAGCGGTCGATTGAAGTAATGGCTGCCAACATAGACAACTGGCAGGCCAGAACTTTTTTGATACCGCAGCCCTGGCCGCCGAACCGGTAG
- a CDS encoding TlpA family protein disulfide reductase translates to MKKSIISLVLSLNFAICISQPLDYIIEGYVSNVDSGMIYIVPVINEAKYYGPNSMKDSAIIKDGLFKFRRIHNNNNTYAYRLYIQSNISSGSTDFVFINGENVFIEIDSIDEHISPRIANSTYQNEIKYEYNDFFEKFIVDVNRYYEYEEGIYNKFDGNIPKEIVLEFEAKQKLISHQSDSLFQLYAELHPNSHVTLWKMIERLKNIGHNSSYRSIFNKFPVEIRNSQIGLIFLQDLYASELLSINSVFPELQFQNIQEEITVIDKSKLGSSFTLVDFWFTDCIPCRKQFPELKRLFKIYRQYGFQIIGISIDEESKIDTWRNLIQKESLNWLHLLDKSGKTTTKLAINSFPTNFLLNSDGVILKKNITISDLATLLLESYKKIGK, encoded by the coding sequence TTGAAAAAATCAATAATATCTCTGGTTCTCTCTTTGAATTTTGCTATCTGCATTTCACAACCATTAGATTACATCATTGAGGGTTATGTAAGCAATGTAGATTCTGGAATGATTTACATAGTGCCGGTGATAAATGAAGCAAAATATTACGGCCCTAATAGCATGAAAGATTCTGCAATAATAAAAGATGGATTATTCAAGTTTAGAAGAATACATAACAATAATAATACATATGCTTACAGGTTGTATATTCAAAGTAATATTTCCAGTGGGTCTACAGATTTTGTTTTCATTAATGGAGAGAATGTTTTTATAGAAATCGACTCGATTGATGAACACATTTCTCCAAGAATTGCTAACTCTACATATCAAAATGAAATAAAATATGAATACAATGATTTCTTTGAAAAATTTATTGTAGATGTAAATAGATATTACGAATACGAAGAAGGCATTTACAATAAGTTTGATGGCAATATACCTAAAGAAATTGTTCTTGAATTTGAAGCAAAGCAAAAGCTGATATCGCATCAGTCAGACTCATTATTTCAATTGTATGCAGAATTACATCCAAACTCTCATGTAACCTTATGGAAAATGATTGAGAGACTCAAGAATATTGGGCATAACAGTTCTTACAGAAGCATTTTCAATAAGTTCCCTGTTGAAATTCGAAATTCACAAATAGGATTGATCTTTTTACAAGATCTATATGCAAGTGAATTGCTTAGCATTAATTCGGTTTTTCCAGAACTTCAATTTCAAAATATACAGGAAGAAATTACAGTTATAGATAAATCTAAACTAGGGAGTTCATTTACCTTGGTTGACTTTTGGTTTACAGATTGTATACCTTGTAGAAAGCAGTTTCCAGAACTTAAGCGCTTATTCAAAATATACAGACAATATGGTTTTCAAATCATCGGAATTTCTATTGATGAAGAATCCAAAATTGACACTTGGCGCAATTTAATTCAGAAAGAGTCTCTCAATTGGCTACACTTATTGGATAAAAGCGGTAAGACTACAACAAAGCTTGCAATCAACTCTTTCCCTACGAACTTCTTGCTAAACAGTGATGGAGTGATACTTAAAAAAAATATTACTATTTCGGACTTAGCAACATTACTGTTAGAGAGTTATAAAAAAATAGGCAAATGA